A portion of the Halodesulfovibrio aestuarii DSM 17919 = ATCC 29578 genome contains these proteins:
- the glgP gene encoding alpha-glucan family phosphorylase, whose amino-acid sequence MQPLKIFNVIPKLPEGLEELWKLAYNFRFTWCGHTDNVFKQIDQQLWATTSHNPLLFLQQVDPQRLKTVASDPFFQSQLKITVDTLKEYFEERPSPIIEEASPENPVVAYFSFEFGIASCMPIYSGGLGILAGDHLKSASDLNIPLVGVGLLYKHGYYHQYLTPDGWQQESYPDLDFNQIPILPMEDENGKQIQIAIPLGRRKLRAQIWKAQVGRITLLLMDTEMAENRPEHRAITASLYGGDKEMRLWQEILLGIGGMKVLEVCGYHPKVIHMNEGHSAFAGVERIRSYMQKGLSFESASEIVASSSIFTTHTPVPAGNDRFSPELMEKYFREYARDLGLAFKVFLSFGRENPFDDQEEFCMTVLALKLSRFNNGVSKLHKHVSRKMWKSLWPLYPHDDIPISALTNGIHAPTWTADDMREVYDRYLGTNWREDPDCKTIWSRAANISDAELWRTHERLRARLVDFARHRLRKQLQAYGARKQDIQNADEILNPQALTIGFARRFATYKRANLIMREKDRLLRLFKDVDRPIQFVFAGKAHPADSEGKKYIKEVVSTCRSLDYRFHMVFLEDYDIDIAKYMLGGCDIWLNTPRRPYEACGTSGMKAIFNGVLTFSTLDGWWDEAFIPDNSIGWAIGKGEEYSDPDYQDYVELRTLFNVLEFEIIPEFYDRGRGGLPRQWIHRMKKALTTLGPEFNSHRMVMDYVRKAYKPAYDNYNNLARYDFQPARELAEWRNDIMTKWGGIDLRNANIEIMDETFVGESIRISVDVKLNGIPCDSISTEAYFGQVQQNGEFASRNIRKLTPIGDTDPEGWQHFEGKVSPTKPGRFGYTIRIIPTNPLLIDPRSLGLIRWAVPQETS is encoded by the coding sequence ATGCAGCCGTTAAAAATATTCAACGTAATTCCAAAGCTGCCAGAAGGTTTGGAAGAATTATGGAAACTCGCCTATAACTTCCGTTTCACATGGTGTGGGCATACCGACAATGTCTTTAAACAGATAGACCAGCAATTATGGGCTACAACAAGTCATAACCCGCTACTGTTCCTTCAGCAGGTAGACCCGCAGCGTTTAAAAACAGTTGCGAGCGACCCATTTTTCCAATCGCAACTCAAGATTACAGTCGATACGCTCAAAGAATATTTTGAAGAACGGCCATCACCTATCATTGAGGAGGCATCACCGGAGAATCCTGTAGTTGCATATTTCAGTTTCGAATTCGGTATAGCCAGCTGTATGCCAATTTACTCTGGCGGGTTAGGAATTCTTGCGGGCGATCATCTTAAGTCTGCGTCAGATTTAAATATTCCATTGGTAGGCGTCGGTCTGCTTTACAAACACGGCTACTATCACCAGTACCTCACACCGGACGGTTGGCAACAGGAATCCTATCCAGACCTCGACTTCAATCAGATTCCAATTCTTCCTATGGAAGATGAAAACGGCAAACAGATACAGATTGCTATTCCCCTTGGCCGGCGAAAACTTCGAGCACAAATATGGAAAGCACAAGTTGGCCGCATTACTCTGTTACTGATGGATACCGAAATGGCTGAGAACCGGCCCGAGCATCGCGCCATAACCGCAAGCCTGTATGGTGGTGATAAAGAGATGCGTCTTTGGCAGGAAATCCTGCTCGGAATCGGCGGCATGAAAGTGCTCGAAGTCTGCGGCTATCATCCTAAAGTAATCCATATGAACGAAGGACATTCTGCCTTTGCCGGCGTTGAACGTATCCGCTCATATATGCAGAAAGGACTTTCCTTTGAATCGGCATCAGAAATAGTTGCTTCAAGTTCTATCTTCACAACACATACACCTGTTCCTGCGGGAAACGACAGGTTCAGCCCGGAACTTATGGAGAAGTATTTCAGAGAATACGCGCGCGATTTGGGATTGGCCTTCAAAGTTTTTCTTTCCTTCGGACGCGAAAATCCGTTCGATGATCAGGAAGAATTCTGCATGACCGTCCTTGCTCTCAAGCTGTCCCGTTTCAACAACGGAGTATCCAAACTACATAAACACGTTTCCCGAAAAATGTGGAAATCACTCTGGCCGCTCTACCCGCATGATGACATTCCGATTTCTGCGCTTACAAACGGTATCCATGCCCCAACATGGACGGCTGATGATATGCGCGAAGTTTATGATAGATATTTAGGAACAAACTGGCGGGAAGATCCGGATTGTAAGACAATATGGAGCCGCGCAGCCAACATTTCCGATGCTGAATTATGGCGTACTCATGAGCGGCTTCGCGCACGCCTTGTAGACTTTGCCCGTCATCGTCTTCGCAAGCAACTACAGGCGTACGGTGCACGTAAACAGGACATTCAAAATGCAGACGAAATCCTGAACCCGCAAGCACTTACAATAGGCTTCGCCAGACGCTTTGCAACCTACAAACGCGCAAACCTTATAATGCGTGAAAAGGACAGACTGCTTCGTTTGTTTAAAGATGTCGATCGACCTATTCAGTTCGTTTTTGCAGGTAAAGCGCATCCCGCGGACAGCGAAGGCAAAAAATACATAAAAGAAGTCGTATCCACCTGTCGTAGCTTAGACTACCGCTTCCACATGGTCTTTTTGGAAGACTATGACATAGATATCGCCAAATATATGCTGGGAGGCTGTGACATATGGCTCAACACACCACGAAGACCTTATGAAGCATGTGGAACCAGCGGAATGAAGGCAATTTTCAACGGCGTACTCACCTTCAGTACTCTTGACGGCTGGTGGGACGAAGCATTTATACCGGACAACAGTATTGGATGGGCTATCGGCAAAGGCGAAGAGTATTCCGATCCTGACTATCAGGACTATGTTGAGCTCCGCACGCTCTTCAATGTACTTGAATTTGAAATTATTCCTGAATTTTACGATCGTGGACGCGGTGGTCTTCCCCGACAGTGGATTCACCGCATGAAAAAAGCACTCACCACACTGGGACCTGAGTTCAACTCACACCGCATGGTCATGGACTACGTCCGTAAAGCCTACAAACCGGCATACGACAACTACAATAACTTGGCCCGATATGATTTCCAGCCGGCACGGGAACTTGCAGAATGGCGTAATGATATCATGACGAAATGGGGTGGTATTGATTTGCGCAACGCCAACATAGAAATTATGGATGAAACCTTTGTAGGAGAATCCATCCGTATAAGTGTTGATGTTAAACTTAACGGCATTCCTTGTGACAGCATTTCTACCGAAGCTTACTTTGGACAAGTACAACAGAACGGAGAATTTGCCTCCCGTAACATCCGTAAGCTTACTCCGATAGGCGACACTGACCCTGAAGGCTGGCAACATTTTGAAGGGAAAGTCTCACCGACAAAACCCGGCAGGTTCGGTTATACAATCCGTATTATCCCGACAAACCCGCTACTCATTGACCCTCGGTCATTGGGATTAATTCGCTGGGCAGTTCCACAGGAAACATCCTGA
- the dut gene encoding dUTP diphosphatase, with amino-acid sequence MSLQLNVRFLRNSAAELYGSGVDINGACGLAYATPCSAGLDLRACFEEEEIMIPAGGRYAIPAGIAIDPQCNTVAGFIYSRSGLGTKKGLTVSQGVGVVDPDYRGEIFISLLNTSGEDRVIARGERVAQLVFQPFFRAQISVVDSLEDTERGEGGFGHTGTM; translated from the coding sequence ATGAGTTTGCAGTTGAACGTTCGTTTTTTACGTAATTCAGCTGCTGAATTATATGGTTCTGGTGTTGATATAAACGGCGCGTGTGGTCTGGCATATGCGACCCCGTGTTCTGCGGGCCTCGATTTGCGAGCCTGCTTTGAGGAAGAAGAAATTATGATTCCTGCCGGTGGTCGTTATGCTATCCCTGCCGGTATTGCCATTGACCCGCAGTGCAACACCGTGGCTGGATTTATTTATTCCCGCAGCGGTCTAGGTACAAAAAAAGGGTTAACCGTTAGTCAGGGTGTCGGAGTTGTTGATCCTGATTATCGTGGCGAAATTTTTATTTCTTTATTGAATACTTCCGGAGAAGATCGTGTGATTGCACGTGGTGAACGTGTCGCGCAGTTGGTTTTTCAGCCATTTTTCCGTGCTCAGATCTCCGTAGTGGATTCACTGGAGGACACTGAGCGTGGAGAAGGTGGTTTCGGACATACCGGAACTATGTAA
- a CDS encoding aspartate aminotransferase family protein: protein MSTSFDALKHREEKLLCRTYGRYPLAIKRGEGARLYDFDGKEYIDLLAGIAVTNVGHCRPELADVMAEQARKLVHVSNLFYQEEQLELAEKILATCHLDKAFFCNSGAEANEAAIKICRRYTQRVKGRDAGEIITFTGAFHGRTLATVAATGQEKFADGFAPIPQGFKQVAWGDLEAFEEAITDSTAGVLVEVVQGEGGVRPMTAEFAKGVERICREKGILFMVDEIQTGLCRTGKFWAHQLFGLKPDVMSCAKALANGLPMGAMLCTDEVAKGFELGSHATTFGAGAVLSAVAAKVIDIMVDEKLAERAHELGEYAMNAFREIGKRHPGTIDEVRGYGLMIGIVLAEDGKAIWEALIEKGFILNLTQGTVLRLVPPLVISKEDIDVFAEVLEELLSQK, encoded by the coding sequence ATGAGTACTAGTTTTGATGCGTTGAAACATCGTGAAGAAAAGCTTTTATGCCGCACCTACGGGCGTTATCCACTTGCTATTAAGCGAGGCGAAGGCGCTCGTTTGTATGATTTCGATGGCAAAGAGTATATTGACCTGTTAGCCGGAATTGCCGTGACCAATGTAGGCCATTGTCGACCGGAACTGGCAGATGTGATGGCGGAGCAGGCTCGAAAGCTCGTACACGTGAGCAACCTGTTTTATCAGGAAGAGCAGCTTGAACTTGCAGAAAAAATTCTTGCAACATGTCATTTAGATAAAGCATTTTTCTGTAACTCCGGTGCGGAAGCGAACGAAGCCGCAATCAAAATTTGCCGACGATATACACAGCGGGTTAAAGGGCGTGATGCAGGTGAGATAATTACTTTTACCGGTGCGTTTCATGGTAGAACTCTCGCAACGGTAGCGGCAACTGGACAGGAAAAATTTGCTGATGGATTTGCTCCAATCCCTCAAGGCTTTAAGCAAGTTGCCTGGGGTGATCTGGAAGCGTTTGAAGAAGCCATCACTGACTCTACCGCTGGCGTTCTTGTTGAAGTTGTTCAGGGCGAGGGCGGAGTTCGGCCAATGACTGCCGAGTTTGCAAAAGGTGTTGAACGCATTTGCCGTGAGAAGGGTATTCTTTTTATGGTGGATGAGATTCAGACAGGGCTGTGCCGTACGGGTAAGTTCTGGGCGCATCAGCTGTTTGGACTCAAGCCGGATGTAATGAGTTGCGCAAAGGCGTTAGCCAATGGCCTTCCAATGGGCGCAATGCTGTGTACAGATGAAGTTGCAAAGGGGTTTGAACTGGGAAGCCATGCAACAACGTTTGGTGCCGGTGCCGTTCTCTCTGCTGTTGCGGCAAAAGTTATTGATATTATGGTGGACGAGAAACTTGCAGAGCGCGCTCATGAGCTTGGAGAATATGCCATGAACGCGTTTCGTGAGATAGGTAAGCGCCATCCGGGTACTATTGATGAAGTGCGCGGGTATGGTCTTATGATAGGTATTGTCCTTGCTGAAGATGGTAAGGCAATATGGGAAGCACTTATTGAAAAAGGCTTCATTTTAAACCTTACACAAGGAACTGTTTTGCGCCTTGTGCCACCACTGGTAATTTCTAAAGAAGATATTGATGTTTTTGCCGAAGTTTTAGAAGAGCTTCTCTCTCAAAAATAA